The sequence below is a genomic window from Desulfobacterales bacterium.
TAAGATGCTGAAATCAATTTATAATCAAGATTTTTCGCCCCCTGCAGACCGATTTCCTCACAAATGGTCAATACCACTTCCAACGGTCCATGGGGCAGGCCCTTTTCCTTGATGACTTTTATGGCCTCAAGCAATATCGCAATCGCACTTTTGTCATCCGCCCCCAGGATAGTGGTCCCATCGCTTGTAAACGTTCCATTTTTTAAAACCGCCCGGACACCCTTGCCCGGGTCGACCGTATCCATATGTGCATTCAGCAAAAGCGGCGGCGCATCCACATTTCCGCTTATTTTTGCGATGAGATTTCCCGTGTTACTCCCTGTTTTGCTTCCGGCATTGTCACTGAAAACCTCAGCCCCCATTGATTCCAGTATTTCTCTGAGTGTTTTTGCAATCCCACCTTCATTTTTTGAAACACTATCGATTCCAACCAAACGTTTGAAGGTTTCTGCCAACCGGTCTTTATTTATCATACAGAGACTCCCTTGCAGGCCAACAGAACACTTGTCCGTACCATAGTATTCTATTGACAAAGAAAAATAATAATTTATTATATCAAAATATTACATCGGAAGTGCACAGCTCACTGGTGGGGCTCCCGGACTTCAAATCCGGTGTGGGGCGCTAAAACCGTCCCGGGTGGGTTCGATTCCCATGCACTTCCGCCATTTTTGTCTTCGGCCTAAAAACTCCGATATTTTCCATCAATCAAATTTTTTCGTATCTATACCCCGATAAAGGGTGAAATCCGTTTCCCTTATATTGAAACTATCTAAATTTTTTGTATTAATCACTAACACAAGTCTAAATTGAAAACAAACAGACAATCGACAGCAACTGAATATAATTTTAATATCAATCATGGATCAACCGGATACATCCATTTATATCACCTGTACCCGACGAAAGGGACAGCAGAAAAAACATGTCGCTGTCTGCGACAGTTGCCGATGGCAATCGTCTTGTGAATCCTATCAGGCGCATCTACTGAAAAAAACCCGGAAACACCCTGATGTTTTATTGACAACAGCGGAGAGGCCTTTTATAGATATAAATTTATTGAATGATATCCGGCGGGAACTCAGGGAAGTCCATTTGATATTGGCGGATTACCCGCATCCGGAAAGATCGGCCGCTATAAGTGAAATTAAGGATACGCTGAAAAATGAAAATTTGCTTGGTCATCTCAAAAACGAACTCAGCCGGCTCAGATCTCTTTTGAAAATATATTAAACCAATAAGCTCAGGAGCTTTGCGAAAGCGTTTTTGCCTATGTTGTCGCCTTACAAGAATGATCCTCCCTATAGAAGCTTTAATAAGCAGGCTGCCGGTAAAGTTTTAAAGAAGCACTCATCGTGTTGTTGATGGTCCATGATTTAAATATCCGGATTCAGGAAAAACTCGAGCATCTTATCATCCACGGCCTCGTTTGCGAATGGGAAATTGCGCTTTGGGTATTGGAGCCCGATGAACGCGGGCTGCTCCAAAAGCCCTTAATCAGCATCCGGGATTTAAAGAGTAAATGGGGTTACTGGTCGGGCCAACAAAAGGAATTGTGTTTAAGCCGGGATCTTGTTCTGAATCATGGTTGGGACTCTGTCCGTGAAGTGCTCCTGCATGAAATCGCTCACCAGTATGCCGAGCAGGTGCTGGGCGCCCATACCGAACGCCCCCACGGCCATGCATTTCAGCAAGCCTGCCGGAGGCTTCGTGCCAACCCGGAGGCATCGGGACATTCAAAACCGCTCCGGGAGAGGCTTGCCAATGAAGCCACGGATACGAACGATAAGATTGTCCAACGAATCAAAAAGCTTTTATCCCTCGCCCAGAGTTGTAATCCGCACGAATCCGAATCCGCCATGTTAAAAGCACATGACCTGATTGCAAAATACAACATAAACCTCTTCAAAGAGGATACCAACAGAAACTATACCAGTGTATTTGCCGGCAAGTCCGCTCTGCGTCACCGCCGTGAAGAATATCATCTGGCCCATTTGCTGCAGGATTTTTACTTTGTCCATGGTCTCTGGGTGTCAACTTACGTGCTGGATAAGGGTAGGATGGGACATGCGCTCGAAATCAGCGGCACACCCCAGAATATCAGAATCGCCAGCTACGTATATGACTTTGTCAAAAATTATATTCATTCCCAGTGGGAGTCATACAATTTTGATAAAGGTCTGAATCGTTATCGCCGGACCGACTTTGCCGTCGGCATCATTGAAGGATTCCGATCCAAACTTACGGCAAAAGATAAAAATATTTCAGCCCACAACGATCAAACAGCACTGGTGGCAAAACAAGACCCACAGCTTAGAGCGTTCGTAGACTATAAATATCCTCATACCGTAACACGCCGCCGTAATATCTATAACCAAGATGAAACGGTATTGAATGCCGGGATAAAAGCAGGAAAAAAACTGGTCATTTCAAAAGGAATTTCCGAAAGATCCAATGCCATAAAACTATTAGAGTAGATGACCGCCCTACCCTATCGTTGCAACGTTAGGGTCTATTTTTTGCGCAGCCAATAGGGATTCATCAGGTCCTCAAATATACTCAGGGCCGCCCCTGACCCCTGACCTGCGGCCGTGACAATCTGTTTATATCCGCCCTCGACATCACCTGCCGAATAGATACCCGGGATGTTGGTGCGGTGATGGGCGTCATGCTGAATATAGCCGTCACCGGTCAATTCCACTCCTATCTTATTCGCCAAGTCTACGGCCGGCATGTAACCAATCGCAATAAATACACCGTCAATTTTTAATGTTGATGTTTTTTGGGTTTTATTGTTGATCAGCAAGACTTCTTCAACCCGTTCTTT
It includes:
- a CDS encoding DUF2786 domain-containing protein: MVHDLNIRIQEKLEHLIIHGLVCEWEIALWVLEPDERGLLQKPLISIRDLKSKWGYWSGQQKELCLSRDLVLNHGWDSVREVLLHEIAHQYAEQVLGAHTERPHGHAFQQACRRLRANPEASGHSKPLRERLANEATDTNDKIVQRIKKLLSLAQSCNPHESESAMLKAHDLIAKYNINLFKEDTNRNYTSVFAGKSALRHRREEYHLAHLLQDFYFVHGLWVSTYVLDKGRMGHALEISGTPQNIRIASYVYDFVKNYIHSQWESYNFDKGLNRYRRTDFAVGIIEGFRSKLTAKDKNISAHNDQTALVAKQDPQLRAFVDYKYPHTVTRRRNIYNQDETVLNAGIKAGKKLVISKGISERSNAIKLLE
- a CDS encoding FAD-dependent oxidoreductase; this encodes MSVKLIHRRDALRAQEYLVKNLTDNQIPVLWDTEVTEIKGKERVEEVLLINNKTQKTSTLKIDGVFIAIGYMPAVDLANKIGVELTGDGYIQHDAHHRTNIPGIYSAGDVEGGYKQIVTAAGQGSGAALSIFEDLMNPYWLRKK